The genomic window GTTACTCGGTGCTTCCGTTATTGTACCTAAAATGCCAAATTCACAAGATCCAGACCCGGAATGTTGGTTGCAACATTTAAATGGTTACCAGATCGATTTAGATAAAAATACATTTTTTATTGGTCATAGCCTTGGCTGTGTAACATTATTACGTTTTCTTACAACTCAAGATATTAACCCATGTAAAATTGGTGGATATATATTAGTATCTGGTTTTACTAATGAACAAGAAACATTACCGGAATTAAAATCTCATACAGATGTCACACTAGATTATAATTATCTTAAGTCTATTTCAGATATTCGC from Providencia sneebia DSM 19967 includes these protein-coding regions:
- a CDS encoding RBBP9/YdeN family alpha/beta hydrolase; translation: MVNNKLDFEVLKDKKIIIIHGYTASPEKNWFPWLKSQLELLGASVIVPKMPNSQDPDPECWLQHLNGYQIDLDKNTFFIGHSLGCVTLLRFLTTQDINPCKIGGYILVSGFTNEQETLPELKSHTDVTLDYNYLKSISDIRISIISLDDKIVSPNSSRKLANLLDTDILTFENAGHFLDSEGYYEFPDILKLVKENLI